A single Ciona intestinalis chromosome 12, KH, whole genome shotgun sequence DNA region contains:
- the LOC100179480 gene encoding ubiquitin thioesterase otubain-like: MSDKKPDEVKDQEYLSTLPNQEFDEAVTTMQNNIQNEIAASSSLVGNKQEILTLKSEYSADDKQYQHKIQELSKRYTHVRKTRGDGNCFFRAFGFGYLEVLLHNKKDYAKFKEAAAGTLKKLMSLNYPSFTVEDFYENFMSVVNSIGEGTTLDELSNSFVDEGLSNYFVVYLRLIASCQLQLDADFYQNFIDNGKSIVEFCKTEVEPMYQESDHIHIIALTSALNASVRVAYLDRGGNQLAFHDFPEDTEPTLHILYKPGHYDILYPR, translated from the exons CATTACCAAACCAAGAATTTGATGAAGCAGTTACAACAATGCAGAACAACATTCAAAATGAg ATTGCTGCTTCTTCATCTCTTGTTGGAAACAAACAAGAAATCTTGACATTGAAGTCTGAGTATTCAGCAGATGATAAACAATACCAACATAAAATTCAG GAGTTAAGCAAACGATACACCCATGTGAGGAAAACAAGGGGAGACGGGAATTGTTTCTTTCGTGCTTTTGGATTCGGATATTTAGAAGTTTTGTTGCATAATAAGAAAGATTACGCAAA ATTTAAAGAAGCTGCCGCAGGGACGCTGAAAAAGTTGATGAGTCTAAATTATCCTTCCTTTACAGTGGAAGATTTCTATGAAAAT TTTATGTCCGTGGTTAACTCCATCGGGGAAGGCACGACGTTGGATGAATTGAGCAATTCCTTTGTTGATGAAGGTCTCTccaattattttgttgtttacttgCGATTAATCGCTTCATGCCAACTTCAACTTGACGCCGATTTCTACCAAAATTTTATCGATAATGGAAAATCTATTGTGGagttttgtaaaact gaagTCGAGCCAATGTACCAGGAAAGCGATCATATTCATATCATCGCGCTCACCAGTGCGTTAAACGCAAGCGTACGTGTTGCTTATCTCGATCGAGGGGGAAACCAACTTGCATTTCATGATTTTCCCGAAGACACCGAACCTACTTTGCATATTCTTTATAAACCTGGACATTATGACATATTATATCCAAGATGA
- the LOC100181790 gene encoding uncharacterized protein LOC100181790 isoform X1: MSRKPIGLILCGLGRMGLIHLDNVIHNPNVELLYVVESNLSHANQVLTKNNLNNVTVVHCDEIEKAFTDPLVEGVIICTPTDKHEPYLKLALKTGKHILCEKPIAIGLDTVMSCYREAKDKGLVLLCAFNRRFDPQLYKMREQRHTVGPIHSVKICSRDSPRPSIDYLKISGGIFHDCLIHDLDMLRWILEEDPVTVYTTAHTFDPEIKALDDYDTVFVVLKFPCGVIAHIDASRHCVFGYDQTVQIYGEKGNIISDNPLKSGLIRNGGAERDEIFYSFPTRYAAAYQEELKHFVDLIKGTTSVSRVKPSDTLRATYLCEAVEESCRTGKVINVPSFFQNLFKGKTDDPLLNE; encoded by the exons ATGAGTAGAAAACCCATCGGCCTTATCCTGTGTGGTCTTGGAAGAATGGGCTTGATACATTTGGATAATGTCATACACAATCCAAATG tTGAACTTCTCTACGTGGTTGAATCTAACCTCAGTCATGCAAATCAAGTTTTGACCAAGAATAATCTAAATAATGTCACAGTGGTTCATTGTGATGAAATTGAAAAAGCTTTCACTGACCCTCT tgTTGAAGGAGTGATAATATGTACTCCTACTGACAAGCATGAGCCGTACCTAAAGTTGGCTTTAAAAACTG GGAAGCATATTCTTTGCGAGAAACCGATTGCTATCGGCCTGGATACTGTGATGAGTTGTTATAGAGAAGCAAAAGATAAAGGCTTGGTTCTGTTGTGTGCGTTTAACAG GCGTTTTGACCCTCAGTTGTACAAAATGCGCGAACAGCGACACACAGTTGGCCCGATTCATAGCGTTAAAATTTGTTCAAGAGATTCACCAAGACCTTCTATAGATTATCTCAAAATCTCAG GTGGGATCTTCCATGATTGCTTGATCCATGACTTGGACATGCTACGTTGGATATTAGAAGAAGACCCTGTAACTGTGTATACCACAG CTCATACATTTGACCCTGAAATCAAAGCTTTGGATGATTACGACACCGTGTTTGTTGTGTTGAAGTTTCCATGTGGGGTGATTGCTCATATAGATGCATCGCGTCATTGTGTGTTCGGGTACGATCAAACTGTTCAG ATTTATGGTGAAAAAGGAAACATCATAAGCGATAATCCTCTTAAGTCGGGCCTTATAAGAAACGGAGGGGCGGAACgagatgaaatattttattcatttcccACAAGATATGCAGCGGCTTACCAGGAAGaattgaaacattttgttgatttaattaaag GTACAACATCAGTTAGTCGTGTAAAACCAAGCGACACGCTGCGTGCGACTTATTTGTGCGAAGCTGTTGAAGAATCTTGCAGGACTGGTAAAGTTATAAATGTGCCAAGCTTCTTTCAAAACTTGTTCAAGGGCAAGACTGATGATCCTTTACTCAATGAGTAA
- the LOC100181790 gene encoding uncharacterized protein LOC100181790 isoform X2 — translation MGSRLIAATTVDVWGVLVELLYVVESNLSHANQVLTKNNLNNVTVVHCDEIEKAFTDPLVEGVIICTPTDKHEPYLKLALKTGKHILCEKPIAIGLDTVMSCYREAKDKGLVLLCAFNRRFDPQLYKMREQRHTVGPIHSVKICSRDSPRPSIDYLKISGGIFHDCLIHDLDMLRWILEEDPVTVYTTAHTFDPEIKALDDYDTVFVVLKFPCGVIAHIDASRHCVFGYDQTVQIYGEKGNIISDNPLKSGLIRNGGAERDEIFYSFPTRYAAAYQEELKHFVDLIKGTTSVSRVKPSDTLRATYLCEAVEESCRTGKVINVPSFFQNLFKGKTDDPLLNE, via the exons atgggttcaaggcttatcgctgctaccactgtggacGTATGGGGTGTTCTcg tTGAACTTCTCTACGTGGTTGAATCTAACCTCAGTCATGCAAATCAAGTTTTGACCAAGAATAATCTAAATAATGTCACAGTGGTTCATTGTGATGAAATTGAAAAAGCTTTCACTGACCCTCT tgTTGAAGGAGTGATAATATGTACTCCTACTGACAAGCATGAGCCGTACCTAAAGTTGGCTTTAAAAACTG GGAAGCATATTCTTTGCGAGAAACCGATTGCTATCGGCCTGGATACTGTGATGAGTTGTTATAGAGAAGCAAAAGATAAAGGCTTGGTTCTGTTGTGTGCGTTTAACAG GCGTTTTGACCCTCAGTTGTACAAAATGCGCGAACAGCGACACACAGTTGGCCCGATTCATAGCGTTAAAATTTGTTCAAGAGATTCACCAAGACCTTCTATAGATTATCTCAAAATCTCAG GTGGGATCTTCCATGATTGCTTGATCCATGACTTGGACATGCTACGTTGGATATTAGAAGAAGACCCTGTAACTGTGTATACCACAG CTCATACATTTGACCCTGAAATCAAAGCTTTGGATGATTACGACACCGTGTTTGTTGTGTTGAAGTTTCCATGTGGGGTGATTGCTCATATAGATGCATCGCGTCATTGTGTGTTCGGGTACGATCAAACTGTTCAG ATTTATGGTGAAAAAGGAAACATCATAAGCGATAATCCTCTTAAGTCGGGCCTTATAAGAAACGGAGGGGCGGAACgagatgaaatattttattcatttcccACAAGATATGCAGCGGCTTACCAGGAAGaattgaaacattttgttgatttaattaaag GTACAACATCAGTTAGTCGTGTAAAACCAAGCGACACGCTGCGTGCGACTTATTTGTGCGAAGCTGTTGAAGAATCTTGCAGGACTGGTAAAGTTATAAATGTGCCAAGCTTCTTTCAAAACTTGTTCAAGGGCAAGACTGATGATCCTTTACTCAATGAGTAA
- the LOC100184176 gene encoding ornithine decarboxylase-like isoform X1 — protein sequence MTFSLPYPARCLPILSTLVEPVFGMTFDNVDELHKIKRIHPTGKLLLRLNVTDFEKGVKFGDKFGASMSEARKLTLLCKELNLNLVGICFHPGSGSDSSEATRNCLHRCKELYDFATSNEIHLKIIDIGGGFVCGENFIEISEQVTATVGKLFPPETGVTVIAEPGRFFVKNAFGFVTPVHGKAIVGDRAKYYIGAGVFSTFCMTLFEKFERIPENLSRKAEKCDLYSSTVYGPTCAGVDVVLNNILLPEAQIGDWWFFDNMGAYSSLVSLGFNGYMVLKTGFYISQDIWNEISEKLDPDCPLFEQYRQPQKLDR from the exons ATGACATTCTCTTTGCCGTACCCTGCAAGATGTCTTCCCATATTGAGTACGCTTGTCGAACCGGTGTTCGGGATGACTTTTGACAACGTTGATGAGCTgcacaaaataaaacgaatTCATCCAACTGGAaa GTTACTCTTACGTTTGAATGTGACGGATTTTGAAAAGGGAGTCAAATTCGGTGACAAATTCGGGGCATCAATGTCAGAAGCCAGGAAGCTGACATTACTATGCAAAGAGCTGAACCTAAACTTGGTTGGGATTTG TTTTCACCCTGGAAGTGGAAGCGATTCTTCCGAAGCGACCAGAAACTGCTTACATCGGTGTAAAGAACTTTACGATTTTGCAACTTCAAatgaaatacatttaaaaatcatcGACATCGGCGGTGGATTCGTTTGTGGCGAGAATTTTATCGAG ATTAGTGAACAAGTCACTGCTACTGTTGGCAAGCTTTTTCCGCCTGAAACTGGCGTGACAGTGATTGCTGAACCAGGTAGATTCTTCGTGAAAAATGCATTCGGCTTCGTAACACCTGTGCATGGTAAAGCGATCGTTGGTG ACAGGGCGAAGTATTACATCGGCGCTGGTGTTTTCTCAACATTCTGTATGACGCTTTTCGAAAAGTTTGAAAGAATTCCCGAAAACTTGTCTCGCAAAGCA GAAAAGTGTGACTTATACTCCAGTACTGTATACGGTCCCACATGTGCAGGGGTTGACGTCGTATTGAACAACATTCTGCTGCCTGAAGCTCAGATTGGTGACTGGTGGTTCTTTGACA ACATGGGAGCTTATTCTTCGTTAGTTAGCCTTGGCTTTAATGGCTACATGGTTTTAAAGACTGGATTCTACATCTCACAAGATATATG GAATGAAATCTCTGAAAAATTAGACCCTGATTGTCCATTATTTGAGCAGTATCGTCAACCTCAGAAACTGGACCGTTGA
- the LOC100184176 gene encoding ornithine decarboxylase-like isoform X2 has product MTFSLPYPARCLPILSTLVEPVFGMTFDNVDELHKIKRIHPTGKLLLRLNVTDFEKGVKFGDKFGASMSEARKLTLLCKELNLNLVGICFHPGSGSDSSEATRNCLHRCKELYDFATSNEIHLKIIDIGGGFVCGENFIEISEQVTATVGKLFPPETGVTVIAEPDRAKYYIGAGVFSTFCMTLFEKFERIPENLSRKAEKCDLYSSTVYGPTCAGVDVVLNNILLPEAQIGDWWFFDNMGAYSSLVSLGFNGYMVLKTGFYISQDIWNEISEKLDPDCPLFEQYRQPQKLDR; this is encoded by the exons ATGACATTCTCTTTGCCGTACCCTGCAAGATGTCTTCCCATATTGAGTACGCTTGTCGAACCGGTGTTCGGGATGACTTTTGACAACGTTGATGAGCTgcacaaaataaaacgaatTCATCCAACTGGAaa GTTACTCTTACGTTTGAATGTGACGGATTTTGAAAAGGGAGTCAAATTCGGTGACAAATTCGGGGCATCAATGTCAGAAGCCAGGAAGCTGACATTACTATGCAAAGAGCTGAACCTAAACTTGGTTGGGATTTG TTTTCACCCTGGAAGTGGAAGCGATTCTTCCGAAGCGACCAGAAACTGCTTACATCGGTGTAAAGAACTTTACGATTTTGCAACTTCAAatgaaatacatttaaaaatcatcGACATCGGCGGTGGATTCGTTTGTGGCGAGAATTTTATCGAG ATTAGTGAACAAGTCACTGCTACTGTTGGCAAGCTTTTTCCGCCTGAAACTGGCGTGACAGTGATTGCTGAACCAG ACAGGGCGAAGTATTACATCGGCGCTGGTGTTTTCTCAACATTCTGTATGACGCTTTTCGAAAAGTTTGAAAGAATTCCCGAAAACTTGTCTCGCAAAGCA GAAAAGTGTGACTTATACTCCAGTACTGTATACGGTCCCACATGTGCAGGGGTTGACGTCGTATTGAACAACATTCTGCTGCCTGAAGCTCAGATTGGTGACTGGTGGTTCTTTGACA ACATGGGAGCTTATTCTTCGTTAGTTAGCCTTGGCTTTAATGGCTACATGGTTTTAAAGACTGGATTCTACATCTCACAAGATATATG GAATGAAATCTCTGAAAAATTAGACCCTGATTGTCCATTATTTGAGCAGTATCGTCAACCTCAGAAACTGGACCGTTGA
- the LOC100184176 gene encoding ornithine decarboxylase-like isoform X3, with amino-acid sequence MQRAEPKLGWDLVWCSVWFGIAGFHPGSGSDSSEATRNCLHRCKELYDFATSNEIHLKIIDIGGGFVCGENFIEISEQVTATVGKLFPPETGVTVIAEPGRFFVKNAFGFVTPVHGKAIVGDRAKYYIGAGVFSTFCMTLFEKFERIPENLSRKAEKCDLYSSTVYGPTCAGVDVVLNNILLPEAQIGDWWFFDNMGAYSSLVSLGFNGYMVLKTGFYISQDIWNEISEKLDPDCPLFEQYRQPQKLDR; translated from the exons ATGCAAAGAGCTGAACCTAAACTTGGTTGGGATTTGGTATGGTGTTCGGTTTGGTTTGGTATAGCAGG TTTTCACCCTGGAAGTGGAAGCGATTCTTCCGAAGCGACCAGAAACTGCTTACATCGGTGTAAAGAACTTTACGATTTTGCAACTTCAAatgaaatacatttaaaaatcatcGACATCGGCGGTGGATTCGTTTGTGGCGAGAATTTTATCGAG ATTAGTGAACAAGTCACTGCTACTGTTGGCAAGCTTTTTCCGCCTGAAACTGGCGTGACAGTGATTGCTGAACCAGGTAGATTCTTCGTGAAAAATGCATTCGGCTTCGTAACACCTGTGCATGGTAAAGCGATCGTTGGTG ACAGGGCGAAGTATTACATCGGCGCTGGTGTTTTCTCAACATTCTGTATGACGCTTTTCGAAAAGTTTGAAAGAATTCCCGAAAACTTGTCTCGCAAAGCA GAAAAGTGTGACTTATACTCCAGTACTGTATACGGTCCCACATGTGCAGGGGTTGACGTCGTATTGAACAACATTCTGCTGCCTGAAGCTCAGATTGGTGACTGGTGGTTCTTTGACA ACATGGGAGCTTATTCTTCGTTAGTTAGCCTTGGCTTTAATGGCTACATGGTTTTAAAGACTGGATTCTACATCTCACAAGATATATG GAATGAAATCTCTGAAAAATTAGACCCTGATTGTCCATTATTTGAGCAGTATCGTCAACCTCAGAAACTGGACCGTTGA